Sequence from the Curtobacterium sp. MCLR17_007 genome:
CGGTGTAGGCCGGGATGACCGCACCCATGTCGCCCTGCTGCTGCTGCGCGGTCTTGCCGGCGAGGTAGACCTGCAGCGCCTGGGCGGCCGCCTTGTTCTTGCTGCCCTCGGCCACGACGTTCGACACACCGTGGATGACCGTGGCCTGCTGCTTGCCCTTGGGCAGCGGGTAGACGACGACGTCCTTCTCCATGTCGGAGCCGACGAGTGCCGAGCGGAACCAACTGCCGCCCTGGTACATCGCGAGCTTGCCCGAGGTGAACCACTGGTCGGCGGTCGTGTCGGTGAGCTGCTTGATCGACGGGGATGCCCCGGACTTGATCAGGTCGGTCCAGAACTGCAGGCCGTCCTCCGATGCCTTGGACGCGTACTCGGACTTCGAGCCGTCGGCGTTCAGCACCGAGCCGCCCGCCTGGAAGATCGTGTCGTAGTAGGTGGTCTGTCCGTCCATGCCGCCGGCCGCACCGTAGGCACCCTGGCCCTTGAGCTTGTCGGAGAGCTCCTTGCCGGTGGCCTGGAAGTCGTCCCACGTCCAGTTCTTCGAGGGCAGTGCGACGCCGGCCTGTTCGAACAGCGCCTTGTTCACCCAGACACCGATCGTGTCGAAGTCCTTCGGCACGCCGTACTGGGTGCCGTCGTACGTGTACAGCTTGTTGAGCGCCGAGGAGTAGTTGCCCGGCTTGATCGCCCCGGCCTTGACCTCGCCGGTGATCGGCGCGATCTTGCCGTTCGCCGCGTAGAGCTGGAAGTTCGGGCCGTTCATCCAGAACAGGTCGGGCAGCGTGTTGCTCGAGCCCTGGGTCTGCAGCTTCGTCCAGTAGCTGGCGAACGGGGTGACGTCGACGTTGACCGTGATGTCGGGGTACTCCTTGTTGAAGCCCGCGATGTTGGCCTTGATCGCCTTGACCTGGTTCTCGTCCCAGACGGCGTAGTTCAACGTCGCCTTGGTGTCCTTGGCGATCTTCTCGTAGTCGCCGCTGCCGCCACCGGACGCACCGGACGACGTGGAGCACCCGGCGAGCAGGACGGCCGCGCCGAGGGCGGCGACGGCACCGAGCAGCATGCGGCGCCGGCGACTGCCGGAACCGGTGCCTCGGGCGGGGATGTGTGCGGTCATCGGGTGGTCCTTTCGCACGTCCGTCAGCGGGTGACGGTCTGGGTGGGGTGGGTGAAGTGGGAGACCGTGGCGTCCGGCAGGGCCGGGACGTCGATCGGGACGGAGCCGTTCCGGAGGGAACGGGTCGCGAGCGCGCCGGCCGCCACCGCCGCGCGGGCGGCGATCGGCGACAGGGTGGTCGGTTCGCCGAGTGCGACGCTGCGCAGGAACTCGGTCATGGTCAGCAGGTCGGCGTCGGCGTGGCCGTCCTCGACGCCGTCGACCGGGTACTCGCGGTCGCCGCGGACGTCCCAGCCACGCCGGTGGTTCCAGACCTTGACCACGCCGCCGCCGGTGTCGCCGATGTTCTCGAGGCGCCCCTCGGTGCCGATGACGGTGTAGTTCCGCCAGTAGTCCGGCGTGAAGTGGCACTGCTCGTAGCTCGCCTGCACGCCGTTGTCGAGCGTCATCATCACCATGGAGACGTCCTCGACGTCGACGACCGGGTTGAGCCCGGTCTGCTCGAGCGGCGGCCAGTTGTCCAGCGAGAACCAGTCCCCCATCAGCTCACCGCTGCGGTCGCGACGGTCGGTGACGTCGCCGTACACCGACAGCGATCCCATGCCGACGACGCGCTGCGTGTACCCGCCGGCCAGGGCGTGGATGACGTCGAGGTCGTGACTGGCCTTCTGCAGCAGCAGCGAGTTGACCTTGGTGCGGTCGGCGTGCCAGTCCTTGAAGTAGTAGTCGCCGCCGTTGCCGACGAAGTGCCGGCACCAGACCGCCTTGACCTGGCCGATCTCGCCGCGGTCGATCACCTGACGCATGAGCCGGACGACCGCCGCGTGCCGGAAGTTGTGCCCGACGTAGAGCGGGGTGCCGGTCTCGGCCGCGACGTTGAGCACGGCGTCGGCGTCCTCGACCGTGATGGCGAGGGGCTTCTCGAGGTAGACGGCGATGCCCGCGCGGAGCAGGTCGATCGCGATCTCGGCGTGGGTCCAGTCCGGCGTGGTGACGATCGCCGCGTCGACGAGCCCCACCAGGGCCCGGTGGTCCTCCACCACCTGAGCGTCCGGGTGCTCGGCGTGCCCGCGCTGCCGTCCGGCGGGCGTGACGTCCGCGACGGCGGTGACCCTGGCCTGCAGGTCGGATGCACCGGCGACCGCCTCGGCGACGTGCCGTGCGATGGCGGACCGCTGCCCCATGCCGACCACCGCGATGCGGAGGCCTTCGTACGTGTCGACGCTCATCTCGCTCCCTTGCGTGATTGTGACGCCAATGATGCCGAATCGATCATGAATGCACAATAGGCGCTCACGGATCGCTCACGGAAGCGGGGAGCGAGGGTTTTACACGCCGGTAACGTCCGGTGCGGCGTGCGTCGCGTGCGTCGCGTGCGCCGCGTGCGCCGTGTCGCAACCGTCGGGCCGCTGCGTCGGGGTCCGTGTCGGGGTCGGAGTCGGTCAGTCGGCGACGACGAGCTCGACGCCCGCCGCGGCGAGGTCGGCCGCGAAGGCGGGCGGCACCGGCTGGTCCGTGACCAGGACGTCGATGCGGTCGAGTGGGCAGATCCGGGCGAAGGTGGCGCGCTCGACCTTCGTCGAGTCCGCCACGACCACCACACGCCGACCGACCGAGGCGAAGTGCCGGCTGACCTCGGCCTCGCCCTCGTGCATGGTCGTCGCCCCGTACTGCCCGGTCAGGCCGTCCACCCCGAGGACGACGACGTCCAGCGCGAACTCGTCGAGGGTGTCGCGCACGAGCGGGCCGACGAGCTCGTACGACTGGCGGCGGGCGACCCCGCCCGTCACCACGATCTTGACGTTCGCGCGGACGGACAGCTCGTACCCGATGTTGAGCGCGTTCGTGACGATCGTGATGCCGAACTCGCCGTCGGCACGGTTGAAGCGCTCGCTCTTGCCGAGCTCGCGCGCGACCTCGGTGGTCGTGGTGCCGCCGTTCAAACCGACCGTGTCGCCGGGCTCGATCAGTGCCGCGGTGGCGCGGGCGATCGCCGTCTTCGCCTCGGCCTGTCGCGCGATCTTGTACTGCAGCGGCAGCTCGTACCCGGTCCCGAGCGCGGCGGCTCCGCCGTGCGTGCGCGTGACCAGGCGCTGGTCGGCGAGCGTGGACAGGTCGCGCCGGGCCGTCGCCGCCGAGATCCCGAGCATCTCGCCGATCTCGGAGATCGACACGTTGCCCCGTTCGCTCACGAGTTCGAGCAGGGCGTTGAGCCGCTGTTGCGGAGTCATGACGGCCATCCTACGGGCGGTCCGTACACCCCTCCGTGATCGGGAATGACGTTTTTCCCTCGCACTGCGCACGATCGCTCGCTATGCTGCCGACCATCGATCATCCGGATCGACTCAGGATCGGAAGGCTCCCATGACCGACACCTTCGTGAGCGCGGAGCTCGCGTCGCAGCCGGAGACCTGGCGCGCTGCCGCCGGCCTGCTGCCCTCGTTCGTCGAT
This genomic interval carries:
- a CDS encoding sugar ABC transporter substrate-binding protein, which encodes MTAHIPARGTGSGSRRRRMLLGAVAALGAAVLLAGCSTSSGASGGGSGDYEKIAKDTKATLNYAVWDENQVKAIKANIAGFNKEYPDITVNVDVTPFASYWTKLQTQGSSNTLPDLFWMNGPNFQLYAANGKIAPITGEVKAGAIKPGNYSSALNKLYTYDGTQYGVPKDFDTIGVWVNKALFEQAGVALPSKNWTWDDFQATGKELSDKLKGQGAYGAAGGMDGQTTYYDTIFQAGGSVLNADGSKSEYASKASEDGLQFWTDLIKSGASPSIKQLTDTTADQWFTSGKLAMYQGGSWFRSALVGSDMEKDVVVYPLPKGKQQATVIHGVSNVVAEGSKNKAAAQALQVYLAGKTAQQQQGDMGAVIPAYTGTQDAFTKTMPDADLQVFLDAVKYAKPLPVSKNTAAWNTLETNMLPSAFDGSEPVDQVAQQLATKMDTALGKEQ
- a CDS encoding Gfo/Idh/MocA family oxidoreductase; this encodes MSVDTYEGLRIAVVGMGQRSAIARHVAEAVAGASDLQARVTAVADVTPAGRQRGHAEHPDAQVVEDHRALVGLVDAAIVTTPDWTHAEIAIDLLRAGIAVYLEKPLAITVEDADAVLNVAAETGTPLYVGHNFRHAAVVRLMRQVIDRGEIGQVKAVWCRHFVGNGGDYYFKDWHADRTKVNSLLLQKASHDLDVIHALAGGYTQRVVGMGSLSVYGDVTDRRDRSGELMGDWFSLDNWPPLEQTGLNPVVDVEDVSMVMMTLDNGVQASYEQCHFTPDYWRNYTVIGTEGRLENIGDTGGGVVKVWNHRRGWDVRGDREYPVDGVEDGHADADLLTMTEFLRSVALGEPTTLSPIAARAAVAAGALATRSLRNGSVPIDVPALPDATVSHFTHPTQTVTR
- a CDS encoding DeoR/GlpR family DNA-binding transcription regulator, coding for MTPQQRLNALLELVSERGNVSISEIGEMLGISAATARRDLSTLADQRLVTRTHGGAAALGTGYELPLQYKIARQAEAKTAIARATAALIEPGDTVGLNGGTTTTEVARELGKSERFNRADGEFGITIVTNALNIGYELSVRANVKIVVTGGVARRQSYELVGPLVRDTLDEFALDVVVLGVDGLTGQYGATTMHEGEAEVSRHFASVGRRVVVVADSTKVERATFARICPLDRIDVLVTDQPVPPAFAADLAAAGVELVVAD